The sequence AGATCTCCACCATCAGCTCCTCCACCGCAACCACGGCGACCCCGACGACGGGGGGCACGCCGGCCGGCACGATCCAGGAGACCCGGGTCGAGTTCCGGGACGTCGGCCTGAAGCTCACCCTGACCCCCACCATCCACCTGAACGGGGACGTCACGATCGAGCTGAACTTCGAGATCTCCTCCGTGGGGGCGGCCATCGGGGGGGATCTGCTCCCGAGCGTGAATACCCGGAACCTGGATAGCTTCATCAAGGTCCGGGACGGGGAGACCCGCCTGCTGGGCGGCCTCATCCAGAACGACACGACCGTGACGACCGACAAGCTTCCCTTGCTCGGGGACATCCCGTTCCTCGGCCGCCTCTTCTCCAACGTGGCCACGACGAAGATTCGGACCGATGTCATCATTTCGGTCACGCCCCGGCTCGTGAAGGTCGTGGAGCCGGCGGCAGAAGACGTCCAGACGTTCTGGTCCGGCACCGCCATGTCCTTCGAGGCCGGCCCGGTGGCGGCGCCGGCGGCCCTCATCCCGCCCGAGCCTCCGCGTCCCCTTGTCCCGCCCCGCGTCGGGCCTCCCGCACCGGGGGTCCCAGGCGTCCCGGGGGTCCCGACGCCGCCGGGGCCGCCCGAGGAGTGACGATGCGCCGGGGTGTTTGGCGGCGCTGCCTCCGGGCATCCGGGGGGTTGACCCTCGTCGAGCTGGTGGTCGTCCTCGCCGTCCTCGGCGTCCTGGCGGCGGTGGCCATGCCGCTCGCGGAGGTGACGGTCAAGCGCTCCCGGGAGCTGGAGCTGCGGCGGACCCTCCGGGAGCTCCGGGAGGGGATCGACCTCTTCAAGGCGGAGTACGACAAGGCGCGCAACAACGCCAAGGACAAGCGCGAGATCTTCGTCCAGCGCGTGAACGTGGACCGGACCGGCTATCCTCTCACCCTCGAGGAGGTGGTGGAGACCAAGATCCTGCGACGAATTCCTCGGGATCCGATGGCCTCCGATACCCCCTGGGTCAGGCGCTCCTACACCGACAGCATCGACTCGACGGTGAGCGACGCGCGAGACGTGTGGGATGTGCGCTCCTCCAGCAAGGCCACGGCACTCGACGGGACCACCTATGACACCTGGTAGCAGACGGCCCATGCGGGATCGCTGCGGGTTCACCTTCATCGAGATGCTCATCGTGGTGGCCATCATCGGCATCCTGGCCACCATCGCCCTCCCTTCCTTCCAGATGGGGGTCATGAAGGCGAAGGAGGCCGCGCTGAAGGAGAACCTCTTCATCCTCCGGGACGTGATTGACCAGTACTACGCCGACCAGGAGCAGTACCCGCCCACGCTGGAGGTGCTGGTCGAGAAGCGGTACCTGCGGCGGGTCCCGGTGGATCCCA is a genomic window of Candidatus Methylomirabilis sp. containing:
- a CDS encoding prepilin-type N-terminal cleavage/methylation domain-containing protein, whose product is MRRGVWRRCLRASGGLTLVELVVVLAVLGVLAAVAMPLAEVTVKRSRELELRRTLRELREGIDLFKAEYDKARNNAKDKREIFVQRVNVDRTGYPLTLEEVVETKILRRIPRDPMASDTPWVRRSYTDSIDSTVSDARDVWDVRSSSKATALDGTTYDTW
- a CDS encoding prepilin-type N-terminal cleavage/methylation domain-containing protein is translated as MRDRCGFTFIEMLIVVAIIGILATIALPSFQMGVMKAKEAALKENLFILRDVIDQYYADQEQYPPTLEVLVEKRYLRRVPVDPITARGDTWTFVYATDEQGQENGIVDVHSGSEQVGLNGLPYREW